Proteins encoded in a region of the Photobacterium profundum SS9 genome:
- a CDS encoding TetR/AcrR family transcriptional regulator, with product MNEHSFIILFNIEYPMNNKKERILLATEKLLAEYGFHGLSMQMVAKEAGVAAGTIYRYFEDKDDLLYQLHDHILGYVANKLTLNVSDEMPLKQRFRTMWLNIWNMATRDDAPLINRGQFENLPRRNNHEQRLLEKKMFAQVDRLFDEGKACGQFKDLDNEILSVLSLEPSSCLARKHMKGLVTVTDEAIDATIDACWDAITKH from the coding sequence ATGAATGAACATTCATTCATTATTTTATTTAACATTGAATACCCCATGAACAATAAAAAAGAACGTATCTTACTAGCAACAGAAAAACTGCTCGCCGAGTACGGATTTCATGGGCTTTCCATGCAAATGGTTGCCAAAGAAGCAGGGGTCGCTGCGGGGACGATTTATCGTTATTTTGAAGATAAAGATGATCTACTCTACCAACTTCATGATCATATTTTAGGTTATGTTGCGAACAAACTGACACTTAATGTGTCTGATGAAATGCCGTTGAAACAACGGTTTCGCACCATGTGGCTAAATATATGGAATATGGCAACACGTGATGATGCACCATTGATCAATCGAGGCCAGTTTGAAAACTTACCTCGCCGCAATAATCACGAGCAGCGATTATTAGAAAAAAAAATGTTTGCACAAGTTGATCGCCTCTTTGATGAGGGGAAAGCATGCGGTCAATTTAAAGATCTCGATAATGAAATACTAAGTGTTTTAAGCCTTGAGCCTAGCAGTTGCCTGGCTCGTAAACATATGAAAGGCCTCGTAACGGTCACCGATGAAGCTATCGACGCTACCATCGATGCCTGTTGGGATGCCATAACTAAGCATTAA
- the rep gene encoding DNA helicase Rep produces MKLNSRQTEAVKYISGPCLVLAGAGSGKTRVITNKIAYLVQHCDYKARNIAALTFTNKAAREMKERVGKTLGKKEAKGLMVSTFHTLGLNIIRREYKALGLKANFSLFDDQDQMALLKELTEAELDGDKDLLKLLQSAISNWKNEMLSAAEAQAYAQSERDQLFAHCYELYQRQMKAYNALDFDDLILLPVLLLRDDQEMRQRWQNKIRYLLVDEYQDTNTSQYLFVKLLVGERSRFTVVGDDDQSVYSWRGAQPENLGLLQKDFPSLRVIKLEQNYRSTSRILRTANILIANNPHLFEKTLFSEIPDGEMLKVITAKNEDHEAEKVIGELIAHRFLNNTGYKDYSILYRGNHQSRLFEKSLMQNRIPYKISGGTSFFSRSEIKDIMAYLRLLTNLDDDNAFLRIVNTPRREIGPVTLEKLGTYANMRGKSLFASSFELGLEQHLAGRGLENLQRFTRWIVEMSENIERGDSVAALRELVRDIHYEDWLYESSPSPKAAEMRMKNVSQLYSWVTADLEGDNYDNEVKTLKEIVQRLTLRDMMERGEDDDEADQVQLMTLHASKGLEFPYVYLVGAEEGILPHQTSVDEGNVEEERRLAYVGITRAQKELTFTLCKERRQYGELIKPEPSRFLYELPQDDLQWEVEKRPVTQQERMQKGQSHIANLRAAMFKKN; encoded by the coding sequence ATGAAACTGAACTCAAGGCAAACAGAAGCAGTGAAATACATATCTGGGCCATGTCTTGTTCTAGCTGGGGCGGGATCAGGTAAAACTCGTGTAATCACTAATAAAATTGCGTACTTAGTTCAGCATTGTGACTATAAAGCTCGCAACATCGCTGCTTTAACCTTTACCAATAAAGCCGCACGTGAAATGAAAGAGCGTGTTGGGAAAACCTTGGGCAAGAAAGAAGCTAAAGGTTTGATGGTATCAACATTTCACACTCTAGGGCTAAATATTATTCGTCGTGAATATAAAGCTCTTGGTCTGAAAGCCAATTTTTCGTTGTTTGATGATCAAGACCAAATGGCTTTGTTAAAAGAATTAACAGAAGCTGAATTAGACGGCGATAAAGATCTGTTAAAGCTATTACAATCTGCAATTTCCAATTGGAAAAATGAGATGTTGTCGGCTGCAGAAGCACAAGCTTATGCCCAATCAGAGCGTGATCAGCTATTTGCCCATTGCTACGAATTATATCAGCGACAAATGAAAGCGTATAATGCCCTGGATTTTGATGATTTAATTTTATTACCGGTATTGCTGCTACGTGACGATCAAGAAATGCGTCAGCGTTGGCAAAATAAAATTCGTTACTTACTGGTCGACGAATACCAAGATACCAATACCAGCCAGTATTTATTTGTGAAACTGTTAGTAGGCGAGCGTTCTCGTTTTACTGTGGTCGGTGATGATGATCAGTCGGTGTATTCATGGCGTGGTGCTCAGCCAGAGAACTTGGGATTATTGCAGAAAGACTTTCCTAGTTTGCGTGTGATAAAGCTCGAACAAAATTACCGCTCAACCAGCCGGATTTTACGTACAGCCAATATATTGATTGCTAACAATCCACACTTGTTTGAAAAAACACTTTTTTCTGAAATACCCGACGGCGAAATGCTGAAAGTGATCACGGCAAAAAATGAAGATCATGAGGCCGAAAAGGTTATCGGTGAATTGATTGCGCACCGTTTCTTGAACAATACGGGGTATAAAGATTATTCGATTTTATACCGTGGTAACCACCAGTCACGTTTGTTCGAAAAGTCATTAATGCAAAACCGAATTCCATATAAAATTTCCGGTGGCACATCATTTTTCTCTCGATCTGAAATTAAAGATATCATGGCGTATCTTCGTTTATTAACCAATCTTGATGATGATAATGCTTTCTTACGTATCGTGAATACGCCACGCCGCGAAATCGGCCCTGTAACGTTAGAAAAGCTGGGTACTTACGCCAATATGCGTGGGAAAAGCTTATTTGCTTCCAGCTTTGAGCTTGGGTTAGAGCAACACTTAGCGGGGCGTGGATTAGAGAACTTACAGCGGTTTACTCGCTGGATTGTTGAAATGTCTGAGAATATTGAACGGGGTGATTCTGTCGCAGCTCTTCGTGAATTAGTGCGTGATATTCATTATGAAGATTGGTTGTATGAAAGTTCCCCAAGCCCTAAAGCGGCAGAGATGCGAATGAAAAACGTGTCTCAGTTGTATAGCTGGGTGACCGCGGATTTAGAAGGTGATAACTATGACAATGAAGTTAAGACGTTAAAAGAGATCGTTCAGCGTTTAACGCTACGAGATATGATGGAGCGTGGTGAAGATGATGATGAAGCTGATCAAGTACAATTAATGACGCTCCATGCTTCTAAAGGTTTGGAATTCCCCTATGTGTACCTTGTCGGCGCGGAGGAGGGGATTTTACCTCATCAAACCAGTGTTGATGAAGGTAACGTAGAGGAAGAGCGTCGTTTAGCTTATGTTGGCATTACGCGGGCTCAAAAAGAGTTAACGTTTACCTTGTGTAAAGAGCGTCGGCAATACGGGGAGTTGATAAAACCGGAACCAAGCCGTTTCTTGTATGAGTTACCACAAGATGATTTGCAGTGGGAGGTTGAAAAGCGGCCTGTCACCCAACAAGAGCGAATGCAAAAAGGGCAATCACATATTGCTAACTTGCGGGCTGCCATGTTTAAGAAGAATTAA
- a CDS encoding c-type cytochrome, with product MELSLRQLIVATVAALTFAGSVAAADMSDDAIAERIKPVGSVYLEGDTPTDTAATSGPRSGDAVYGTFCIACHGSGVLSAPKKGDAGDWSPRLAKGMDVLTDHALNGFNAMPAKGSCMDCSDDEIVAAINHMIEGL from the coding sequence ATGGAATTATCTCTTCGACAGTTAATCGTCGCGACAGTAGCAGCATTAACGTTTGCTGGTTCAGTTGCTGCGGCTGATATGTCAGACGACGCTATCGCAGAACGAATTAAGCCAGTTGGTTCGGTTTATTTAGAAGGTGATACCCCTACAGATACAGCAGCAACGTCAGGCCCTCGTTCAGGTGATGCCGTTTATGGCACCTTCTGTATTGCCTGTCATGGTTCAGGGGTTTTAAGTGCACCGAAGAAAGGGGATGCGGGCGATTGGAGCCCACGTTTAGCCAAAGGGATGGACGTATTAACAGATCATGCTCTTAACGGCTTTAACGCAATGCCAGCTAAGGGTTCATGCATGGATTGTAGTGACGATGAGATCGTCGCAGCAATCAATCATATGATTGAAGGCTTATAG